Proteins from a genomic interval of Calypte anna isolate BGI_N300 chromosome 19, bCalAnn1_v1.p, whole genome shotgun sequence:
- the TMIGD1 gene encoding transmembrane and immunoglobulin domain-containing protein 1 isoform X2: MALSSPTALHELPVLALCFLASVATGLELSVNDHTADFSLSPRCGSSLSLSCLVQNISQAEELLWYRGDGQVDLHDGNKVNISNICISPVTEADNGVTFSCKLARDKSVQVSVILNVPFPPQLTGEESLQIEEGKDVTLSCNAKSNPQAQTAWLKNNTTLTLQPNRHQLYQSSEVSELSIRKVQKSDNGTYTCVVTYSFTEMTKDFHLIVEDKKPVFPMEAVIAAVVVVTLTILFGIVARKDKLFKCFKGSSETAL, from the exons ATGGCTCTGAGCAGTCCCACAGCCCTCCATGAACTGCCTGTCCTTGCCCTTTGCTTTTTGGCCAGTGTAGCCACAG GCTTGGAGCTGTCTGTAAACGACCACACTGCTGACTTCTCCCTGTCTCCACGTTGTggctcttccctctccctctcctgcctggtACAGAACATcagccaggctgaggagctgctctggTACCGAGGAGATGGGCAAGTGGATCTGCATGATGGGAATAAAGTGAACATCAGTAACATCTGCATAAGCCCAGTCACTGAGGCTGACAACGGAGTCACCTTCTCGTGCAAGCTGGCACGGGACAAGTCTGTCCAGGTGTCAGTGATCCTGAATGTCCCCT ttcctccccagctgacGGGGGAAGAGTCTCTCCAAATTGAAGAAGGCAAAGATGTCACTCTGTCCTGCAATGCCAAGTCCAACCCTCAAGCCCAAACAGCTTGGTTGAAAAACAACACCACCTTGACCCTACAGCCAAATCGCCACCAGCTGTACCAGAGCAGTGAGGTCTCTGAGCTCTCCATCAGAAAAGTACAGAAGTCTGACAATGGGACCTACACCTGTGTGGTGACATATTCCTTCACAGAGATGACAAAGGATTTCCACCTGATAGTTGAAG ataaaaaacctgtttttccCATGGAAGCTGTTATTGCTGCTGTTGTGGTGGTTACACTCACAATACTTTTTGGAATTGTGGCTCGAAAAGATAAACTTTTTAAG tgcttcaAAGGATCAAGTGAAACAGCACTGTAA
- the BLMH gene encoding bleomycin hydrolase has translation MNARGLCTEKAAAFTRRLRAEPQFLLAQNVATCNDPLEVCLQRQVVQETVQVFQHAVPAEGKPVTNQKNSGRCWIFSCLNAMRLPFMKKYNIEEFEFSQSYLFFWDKVERCYYFLNAFVETAQKKEPVEGRLVQFLLSNPTNDGGQWDMLVNIIEKYGVVPKKYFPESHTTEATRRMNEILNHKMREYCLRLRNMVDSGTMKGELCAAMDTMIEEVFRIVSTCLGSPPETFCWEFRDKEKVYHKYGPMTPLQFYNEHVKPYFNMEDKICLVNDPRPQNPYNRLYTVEYLGNMAGGRRTLYNNQPVDVLKKLAAASIKDGEAVWFGCDVAKHFYGKLGINDLNIFNHELVFGVSIKNMNKAERLIFGESMMTHAMVLTAVTEKDGQEDSFEKWRVENSWGEDRGNKGYLIMTDDWFSEYVYEVVVDKKHVPDDVLAVMQQEPIVLPAWDPMGALAK, from the exons ATGAACGCCCGCG GGCTGTGCACCGAGAAGGCCGCCGCCTTCACCCGGCGGCTGCGGGCCGAACCTCAGTTCCTGCTGGCCCAGAACGTGGCGACCTGCAACGACCCCCTGGAGGTCTGCCTGCAGCGGCAGGTGGTGCAGGAAACCGTGCAGGTCTTCCAGCACGCTGTGCCCGCCGAGGGCAAGCCCGTTACCAACCAGAAGAACTCCG GGAGGTGTTGGATCTTTTCCTGTCTCAATGCAATGCGTCTTCCATTCATGAAGAAATACAACATTGAAGAGTTTGAGTTCAGCCAGTCCTATCTCTTTTTCTGGGATAAG GTTGAACGTTGTTACTACTTTTTAAATGCCTTTGTGGAAACAGCTCAGAAGAAGGAGCCTGTGGAAGGAAGACTGGTACAATTCCTGCTCTCCAACCCCACAAATGATGGTGGACAGTGGGATATGCTGGTTAACATTATTG AAAAGTATGGTGTTGTCCCCAAGAAATACTTCCCAGAGTCTCATACCACAGAGGCTACTAGGAGGATGAATGAGATCTTGAATCATAAG ATGAGAGAATACTGCTTGCGGCTAAGAAACATGGTGGATAGTGGAACAATGAAAGGAGAACTTTGTGCTGCAATGGACACCATGATAGAAGAG gtGTTCAGAATAGTGAGtacctgcctgggcagccctCCGGAGACTTTCTGTTGGGAGTTCAGGGATAAGGAGAAGGTCTACCACAAGTATGGCCCCATGACACCCCTCCAGTTCTACAATGAGCATGTGAAGCCTTACTTCAACATGGAGGACAAG atTTGTCTTGTGAATGATCCTCGACCTCAGAACCCATACAACAGGCTGTATACAGTGGAGTACCTGGGCAACatggcaggagggaggagaacaCTTTATAACAACCAGCCTGTTGATGTCTTGAAAAAATTAGCTGCAGCATCTATTAAGGATGGCgag GCTGTGTGGTTTGGCTGTGATGTTGCAAAGCACTTCTATGGCAAGCTGGGAATCAATGACCTGAATAT ATTTAATCATGAGCTGGTGTTTGGTGTTTCCATCAAGAACATGAACAAAGCAGAACGATTAATCTTTGGAGAATCAATGATGACCCATGCCATGGTCCTGACAGCTGTCACTGAGAAG GATGGGCAAGAAGATTCATTTGAAAAATGGAGAGTGGAAAACTCCTGGGGTGAAGACCGTGGTAATAAAG GTTACCTGATCATGACTGATGACTGGTTTTCTGAGTACGTGTATGAAGTTGTGGTGGATAAGAAGCATGTACCAGATGACGTCTTGGCAGTGATGCAGCAGGAACCAATTGTTTTGCCAGCCTGGGACCCTATGGGGGCTTTAGCCAAGTGA
- the TMIGD1 gene encoding transmembrane and immunoglobulin domain-containing protein 1 isoform X1 codes for MALSSPTALHELPVLALCFLASVATGLELSVNDHTADFSLSPRCGSSLSLSCLVQNISQAEELLWYRGDGQVDLHDGNKVNISNICISPVTEADNGVTFSCKLARDKSVQVSVILNVPFPPQLTGEESLQIEEGKDVTLSCNAKSNPQAQTAWLKNNTTLTLQPNRHQLYQSSEVSELSIRKVQKSDNGTYTCVVTYSFTEMTKDFHLIVEDKKPVFPMEAVIAAVVVVTLTILFGIVARKDKLFKCFKGSSETAL; via the exons ATGGCTCTGAGCAGTCCCACAGCCCTCCATGAACTGCCTGTCCTTGCCCTTTGCTTTTTGGCCAGTGTAGCCACAG GCTTGGAGCTGTCTGTAAACGACCACACTGCTGACTTCTCCCTGTCTCCACGTTGTggctcttccctctccctctcctgcctggtACAGAACATcagccaggctgaggagctgctctggTACCGAGGAGATGGGCAAGTGGATCTGCATGATGGGAATAAAGTGAACATCAGTAACATCTGCATAAGCCCAGTCACTGAGGCTGACAACGGAGTCACCTTCTCGTGCAAGCTGGCACGGGACAAGTCTGTCCAGGTGTCAGTGATCCTGAATGTCCCCT ttcctccccagctgacGGGGGAAGAGTCTCTCCAAATTGAAGAAGGCAAAGATGTCACTCTGTCCTGCAATGCCAAGTCCAACCCTCAAGCCCAAACAGCTTGGTTGAAAAACAACACCACCTTGACCCTACAGCCAAATCGCCACCAGCTGTACCAGAGCAGTGAGGTCTCTGAGCTCTCCATCAGAAAAGTACAGAAGTCTGACAATGGGACCTACACCTGTGTGGTGACATATTCCTTCACAGAGATGACAAAGGATTTCCACCTGATAGTTGAAG ataaaaaacctgtttttccCATGGAAGCTGTTATTGCTGCTGTTGTGGTGGTTACACTCACAATACTTTTTGGAATTGTGGCTCGAAAAGATAAACTTTTTAAG tgcttcaAAGGATCAAGTGAAACAGCACT gtga